The Mucilaginibacter yixingensis genome window below encodes:
- a CDS encoding TonB-dependent receptor, producing the protein MDSLLCSKKPLSFFSTKFSATLLLLFLTTFAFAQNGSIKGRVETSDGKPAEFVNISLQGTTKGATVSKNGHYSINNIAPGTYTLVASFTGLGTQNRQVTVTSGNTSTENFTLTESNQRLQEVVVSSGKVNKFTRKGSQDVAKLPLSNLENPQIYSVVTSDVMKEQQVVNISQALANVPGAVPSKDPAGGTSITLRGFTAEVAARNGVQFIGAGRSGVDPVNIDHFEVLKGPSAVLFGNVVSSYGGAINMVTKKPFDTFKGEVNYSMGTFGLSRATVDINTPLNADKTVLLRTNAAVNREQSFLTTGHNNTTTFAPSLTFKASDKLTLQFDVEAYKEDLTKTPYLVFNALNVKNINQIPLDYKSVLYNDDLNAVASTLRTYFQANYKFNEHWYSQTNISVNNERVEHSYQYYPTFTDATHIDRSIALYGPITTINSDIQHNLHGDFNIGGLRNRFVWGLDYTHTRTDFTYDFADVDLIDITKPYTPVTKPIADAALQASTPGMFLNNVNQYATYASDLVNLTDNLMVLLSARVDRYQLQGTDGYSQTSVTPKFGLIYQPIKDRISLFGNYMSGFTNNGPAVQPDGTTVVLKPEFARQLEGGVKLDVVHGLVSASLSYYQINIDNSVRYENNFALQDGTQKSQGVEASVTANPAPGLNLLAGYVYNKNQYTRAASGVGKDVTGTPRNVANVWASYKFQPGNPLADVGFGAGANYSEKSYYDLNNTIVIPSFVLFNASVFYDQAKWRFGISGSNLGNKRYYSPSFTANPQQLRQLIASITFKF; encoded by the coding sequence ATGGATTCTTTACTATGCAGTAAAAAACCGCTTTCATTCTTTTCAACAAAATTTTCAGCTACCCTCCTGCTCCTCTTTTTAACAACCTTCGCCTTCGCACAAAACGGCAGCATTAAAGGCCGGGTAGAAACATCAGACGGCAAGCCTGCCGAGTTTGTAAACATCAGTTTGCAAGGTACAACCAAAGGCGCAACCGTTAGCAAAAACGGCCATTACAGTATAAACAACATCGCTCCGGGCACTTATACCCTGGTAGCCAGCTTTACCGGGCTGGGCACACAGAACCGCCAGGTTACCGTTACTTCCGGCAATACATCTACAGAAAACTTTACCCTTACAGAAAGCAATCAACGCCTGCAAGAAGTAGTGGTATCATCTGGCAAGGTGAACAAATTTACCCGCAAAGGCAGTCAGGATGTAGCCAAATTACCACTCAGTAACCTGGAAAACCCACAGATCTACAGCGTAGTGACCAGCGATGTGATGAAAGAGCAGCAGGTGGTCAACATATCGCAAGCTTTAGCTAACGTACCTGGCGCGGTACCATCTAAAGACCCGGCTGGCGGCACCAGTATCACCCTACGTGGTTTCACTGCCGAAGTTGCCGCACGTAATGGTGTACAGTTTATCGGTGCTGGTCGCTCGGGGGTAGATCCGGTTAATATCGATCATTTTGAAGTACTGAAAGGGCCATCGGCCGTACTGTTCGGCAATGTGGTATCCAGCTATGGCGGCGCCATCAACATGGTCACCAAAAAACCTTTCGATACTTTTAAAGGTGAGGTAAATTACTCTATGGGGACGTTCGGCTTAAGTAGAGCCACTGTTGACATCAATACACCGCTTAATGCCGATAAAACTGTATTGCTGCGTACCAACGCCGCCGTTAACCGCGAGCAAAGTTTCCTTACTACCGGGCATAACAATACCACCACCTTCGCCCCCAGCCTTACCTTCAAGGCCAGCGACAAGTTGACGCTTCAATTTGATGTGGAAGCTTATAAGGAAGACCTGACCAAAACGCCTTACCTGGTGTTTAATGCGCTCAACGTAAAAAACATCAACCAGATTCCGCTGGATTATAAATCTGTACTGTATAATGATGACCTGAACGCCGTGGCCTCTACCCTCCGCACTTATTTCCAGGCCAATTATAAGTTTAACGAGCACTGGTACTCGCAAACCAATATCTCGGTCAACAATGAGCGTGTTGAGCATAGCTACCAGTACTACCCTACTTTTACAGATGCAACGCATATTGACCGAAGCATTGCGTTGTACGGCCCTATAACTACCATAAACAGCGATATCCAACACAACCTGCACGGCGATTTCAACATAGGCGGCCTGCGCAACCGTTTTGTATGGGGACTGGATTATACCCACACCCGTACCGATTTTACTTATGATTTTGCCGATGTAGACCTGATAGACATCACCAAGCCCTACACCCCGGTAACTAAACCCATTGCCGACGCAGCGCTACAGGCATCTACCCCCGGCATGTTCCTTAACAATGTCAATCAGTATGCCACTTATGCGTCTGACCTGGTTAACCTGACCGATAACCTGATGGTACTGCTAAGCGCCCGTGTAGACCGCTACCAGTTACAGGGCACCGATGGCTACAGCCAAACATCAGTAACGCCAAAGTTTGGATTGATCTATCAGCCTATTAAAGACCGCATCTCTCTTTTTGGCAACTACATGAGCGGCTTTACCAACAACGGCCCGGCAGTACAACCCGACGGCACCACCGTTGTGCTAAAACCAGAGTTTGCCCGGCAGTTAGAAGGCGGCGTTAAGCTGGATGTGGTACACGGACTGGTATCGGCCAGTTTAAGCTACTACCAGATAAATATTGATAACTCCGTCCGTTATGAAAACAATTTTGCCCTACAGGATGGCACACAGAAAAGTCAGGGTGTAGAAGCCAGCGTTACGGCTAACCCTGCACCGGGCCTGAACCTGCTGGCAGGTTATGTTTACAACAAAAACCAGTATACCCGCGCGGCATCAGGCGTGGGTAAAGATGTAACAGGCACACCGCGCAACGTGGCTAACGTTTGGGCAAGCTACAAATTTCAGCCCGGCAACCCACTGGCCGATGTGGGCTTTGGCGCCGGTGCCAACTATTCAGAAAAAAGTTATTATGATCTGAATAACACCATCGTCATCCCTTCATTCGTGTTGTTTAACGCCTCAGTATTTTATGATCAGGCTAAATGGCGGTTTGGCATTTCAGGTAGCAATTTGGGTAACAAGCGGTATTACTCGCCATCGTTCACAGCTAATCCGCAGCAGTTGCGCCAGCTGATTGCCAGCATAACATTTAAATTTTAA